The following proteins come from a genomic window of Populus alba chromosome 12, ASM523922v2, whole genome shotgun sequence:
- the LOC118044689 gene encoding F-box protein At5g50450: protein MAQRKRLRTITEKPDYFDQLPDDLVLNILCKLSSSASCPSDFINVLITCKTLKRLATNPLVLSKAGAKTFAMKAERWSDSSHRFLKQCVKAGNSEAAYTLGMIRFYCLQNRGSGASLMAKAAMKSHALALYSLAVIQFNGSGGSKTDKNLRAGVALCARASVLGHVDALRELGHCLQDGYGVPQNIVEGRRLLVQANAKELALSLRSMLTWKPQQQQQQQIEQQQNLHYACTVMGTAITVCPLLSDFGCNLLAREVHPASKFLREWFESRSGALDDGLRLCSHGGCGRPETRAHEFRRCSVCGTVNYCSRGCQALDWKARHKVECVPMDQWHGVLEDGGDMVEMEEGDEYVDNIVE, encoded by the exons ATGGCTCAAAGGAAAAGATTACGTACAATCACCGAGAAACCCGATTACTTTGATCAGTTACCAGACGATCTTGTTCTTAATATTCTCTGCAAGCTTAGTTCTTCTGCCTCTTGCCCCTCCGATTTTATTAACGTTCTCATCAC ATGTAAAACATTAAAGCGGTTGGCCACCAATCCTTTGGTTTTGTCGAAGGCCGGAGCTAAGACGTTTGCCATGAAAGCAGAACGTTGGTCAGATTCGTCTCACCGGTTTTTAAAACAGTGTGTTAAAGCAGGCAACAGTGAAGCCGCGTACACGCTAGGAATG ATCCGATTCTATTGCTTACAAAACCGAGGAAGTGGAGCGTCCTTGATGGCAAAAGCCGCTATGAAGTCGCATGCCCTGGCCCTGTACTCTCTTGCTGTCATACAATTCAACGGCAGTGGAGGCTCAAAAACGGATAAAAATCTCCGGGCGGGGGTTGCTTTATGTGCTCGAGCTTCCGTTTTGGGTCATGTCGATGCGCTTCGTGAGCTCGGCCATTGCCTTCAGGATGGTTACGGAGTCCCTCAAAATATCGTCGAGGGACGTCGTTTATTAGTCCAGGCTAATGCAAAGGAGCTCGCATTATCCTTACGTTCCATGTTGACATGGAAACcacagcaacagcagcagcagcagattGAGCAGCAACAAAATCTCCATTATGCTTGTACGGTGATGGGTACCGCTATCACGGTATGTCCATTACTAAGTGATTTTGGATGTAACTTGCTGGCTCGAGAGGTGCACCCGGCGAGCAAGTTCTTAAGGGAGTGGTTCGAGTCGAGGAGCGGGGCGTTGGATGATGGCTTGAGACTATGCTCGCATGGTGGATGTGGGAGGCCCGAGACAAGAGCACATGAGTTTCGCAGGTGTTCGGTTTGTGGTACGGTAAATTATTGTTCGAGAGGATGCCAAGCACTTGATTGGAAAGCGAGGCATAAAGTGGAATGTGTCCCGATGGATCAATGGCATGGAGTATTAGAAGATGGTGGAGATATGGTGGAAATGGAGGAAGGTGATGAGTATGTGGATAATATTGTTGAATGA